The genomic window TTCCTCTCCTTCGCTATCGAAGGAGAAGTCCTCGTCGTCCAGGCCGGTGCCCGTGTCTACTAGTCCACGGCCGATCAAGGTGCGTGCCTCTTCCCGCGCGGGTGTCCCACCTCGCTGGCTTGCCTCGGCCATCTTGCGCATGCGCTCTTCGAAGCCAGTCCCTACCGGAATCAGTTTGCCGATGATGACGTTCTCCTTCAGGCCGCGCAGTTCGTCCACGGCGCCTTTCACTGCGGCCTCAGTGAGCACCCGCGTCGTCTCTTGGAATGAGGCCGCCGCTAGGAAGCTGTCGGTGTTTAGAGCCGCTTTGGTCACGCCCAGCAAGACGGTTTCCCCCCGCGCTGGCGTGCCCCCTCGCCGGATAATCTCAGCGTTTACTGCCTCAAACATGAAACGGTCCACTAGTTCGCCTGGCAAGAAGTCAGTGTCGCCGGTGGAGCGAACGCGCACTTTGCGCAACATCTGGCGGATGATGATCTCGATGTATTTGTCGTGGATGTTGACACCTTGGGACCGGTAGACCTTCTGCACTTCCTCTAACAGGTACAGCTGACAAACCTCACGGCCTTGGATGCGCAACACCTCGCGCGGGTTCTTGGCACCCTCGGTCAACTGTTCACCAGCCTTGACACGATCCCCCTTGCTTACACGCAGGCGGGCAGACGGCGGGATCTCTCGCTCCCACTCCTCGGTCTCCTCCCGGCGGATCACCGCACTCACAGCACCATCCGGCCCATTCTCGAAGAAGATCTGCCCATCTGTGCCGGCCAGGAGCGCCTCTTCCGTCCCGTCTGGCCCACGGGCTACCACGGTATCCGCTTGGACGCGGTCTCCGTTCTCCACGACGACAGTCCATCCGACCGGAATAGTGAGTTCGTGGCGCACGAGCCGCGTGTTCGATATCTTAAGCTTACGCAGCTCCCCTTCCCAGTAGACATCTACCACTCCGTCAATCTCGGCGATTACTGCTTCCCCCTTGGGGACCCGCGCCTCGAAGAGCTCTTCGACGCGAGGCAGGCCTTGCGTGATATCCTCTGCGCCGGCCACGCCGCCCGTATGGAACGTGCGCAGGGTCAGTTGGGTACCCGGCTCGCCGATGGACTGCGCCGCGATGATGCCCACCGCCTCACCTAGGCTCACCAGACCACCGCGCGCCAGGTCCGCTCCGTAACACATGCGGCACAACCCATGCGGAGCCTCGCACGAGAGTGGCGAGCGCACGTATACGCGCTCTACTTTCGCCGCGTCAATGAGCGTGACTTCCGGCTTCTCAATAAGTTGGCCGCGCTCCACGATCACCTCGCCTGTGCGCGGGTCTGTGATTGGTGCGGCTGCCACGCGGCCGATGATCCGCTCCCCGAACGATTCACCGATAGGGATGGTGCTTTGTCGGTCAATCCAGATCCCGGCGTTGGTGCCACAGTCTTCCATGGTGATCATGACATCCTGGGCTACGTCCACCAGACGACGCGTCAGATACCCGGCATCTGCCGTACGGAGAGCCGTGTCAGCCAAGCCCTTGCGCGCGCCGTGGGTGCTCAGGAAGTACTCAAGTGCAGTCAAGCCCTCGCGGAAGTTGGAACGGATCGGCAAGGGAATGATACGTCCGGATGGATCGGCCATGAGGCCGCGGATGCCGGCGAGCTGGCGGATGGGCTGAATGCCCCCCTTCGTCGCGCCGCTGGTCGCCATAGCACCTAACCCATCGAGCGGGCTGAAGAGGCGCTTAACTTCCTCTGTGATTTCGTCTGTCGCTCGCTGCCAGATTTCAACCACTTTGTTGTACTGTTCTTCCTCGGTGATCAGGCCCCGGCGGAACTGCCGCTCCGTCTCCTCCACCTGCTTGGCTGCCTCTTCCAGGATCCGCTCCTTTGACGCAGGCACGCTGATATCGGAAATGGCAATGGTCATGCCTGAGCGTGTGGCGTAGTGGAAGCCAATGCGCTTGATCTCGTCCACCAGTTCGGCCGTGCGCTCTGGGCCCAGTCGTTGATAACATTCGGCCACGACGTCGTTGAGGGCCTTTTTGTCCATTGTCCGGTTGACGTATTGGAGCTCGCGCGGGAGCGACATATTGAACAGCACCCGCCCGACCGTGGTATCAATAACACCGCTCAACTGGACAGTCTGTGGGTTAATGCCACGTTGCTCTAAGACCCGCAACAGCTCTTCCCATGCAGCCGGCCCGAAGCCTGGGAGCGCCAGCATCTCGCGCCGGCCTTGGCGCACGCGCGCGATGAGCTGTCCTAGGTTTTGAAACCCAGCTGCGGCTAATACTCCCTTGACACGCTCGCTGAGGGGTAGATAATCCAATGGCGTCTCGTCCAGCCAGCTCCGATAGAATACCTTGATGGGAGCCTGGATGTGGACTAGGCCTAAGTCATATGCCATCCGTACCTCATCGAAGTCGGAGAAGGCTTTGCCACTGCCTTTGGCGCCCGGACGTTCCAAGGTCATATAGTAGCACCCCAGTACCATGTCCTTGGTCGGGCCGACGATCGGCTCGCCGGAAGCCGGCTTGAGCAAGTTCTTTGTGGACAGCATGTAGCGGCGCGCCTCTTCCACGGCCTTGTCCGAGAGGGGAACGTGCACGGCCATCTGGTCGCCGTCGAAGTCAGCGTTGAAGGCGGCGCAGACCAGCGGGTGGATCTGGATCGCGCTCCCCTCGATGAGCACGACTTCGAAGGCCTGAATGCCGAGGCGGTGCAAGGTCGGCGCCCGGTTCAGCAACACTGGTCGCTCCTTGGTGACCTCCTCCAACACATCCCACACGGCCGGATCCTCGCGATCCACCATGCGCTTGGCGCTCTTGATGTTGTGCGCGTAGTTCTGCTCGACTAAGCGGCGCATCACAAATGGCTTGAACAGCTCCAAAGCCATCTTCTTAGGCAGGCCGCACTGGTGGAGTTGCAGCTCAGGGCCGACGACGATCACTGAGCGGCCTGAGTAGTCGACGCGCTTGCCCAATAGGTTGCGGCGGAAGCGCCCTTGCTTGCCCTTGAGCAGGTCGCTCAAGCTCTTGAGCTTACGCTTGCCTGAGCGAGAGACCGCTCGACCGCGCCGTCCATTGTCTATCAGGCTATCCACCGCCTCTTGCAACATGCGTTTCTCGTTGCGCACGATTACGTCGGGCGCGCCTAGGTCGAGCAGGCGCTTGAGACGATTGTTGCGATTGATCACACGACGATAGAGGTCGTTGAGGTCGCTAGTGGCAAAGCGGCCGCCGTCAAGCTGCACCATCGGTCGCAGGTCCGGCGGGATCACGGGGAGCACGGTCAAGATCATCCACTCCGGCTTGTTCCCAGATTTGCGGAATGCCTCGACCACACGCAGGCGCTTGGCGGCCTTTTTCCTGCGCTGCTTGGAACGCGTGGTACGGATCTCATGCCGCAGCTCCTTCGCTAGCTTATCTAGGTCAAGGCGCGAGAGGACTTCCCGGATGGCTTCAGCGCCCATCCCAGCTTTGAACACGTTCCCCCACCGTTCGGTGAGCTCCCGATAGCGCCCCTCGGTGATCAGATCCATCGGCTGCAGGCTGCGAAGCTCAATGAGGTCGGCTTCATGCTGTTGGCGCAACTCGTTTTTTTGCTCTTCGAGCTGGGTCCGCAGGCGCTCGATCTCGACATCTGCCTCGCGGCGCACCTGATCGCGCCGCGCTTGCATGAGCAGGCGCACATTTTCCTGCTCGGCGCGAACGGCGTCCTCGATCTGGCTCAAGCGAGCCTGCGTAACCTCGTTCAGGCGGTCGAAGTGTTCGCGCCCCAGCCGCTCGCCGACGTCGAACAGCGGTTCATCCATCCAGGGCAGGGTGATGGGCTCTCGTAGCTCCTGGCCCTGCATCCGCTCTAGTTGCGATTGTAGGGCGCGTGCGGCGCCGATGATCTCATCGGTCTCAGTGGCCAGCCGATCCTCCAGCGAGCGCAGTTGAGCCTTCTCTTCTTCGTCCAAAGCGGCCAGCGCCTCATCCCGGCGCACCTCGATCTGCTCGATCTGGGCGTTGATCTCTCCCTCGATCCGGGCGATGCGCATGGCCAGCTCGCGCTCGTGCCGCTGCAATGTGCGCTGGCGCGCCTCCTCGTCCACGTGAGTGACGACGTATTGGGCGAAATAGAGGATGCGCTCTAGGTTGCGCGGCGAGATATTGAGCAATAGCCCTAGCCGGCTAGGCACCCCCTTCACATACCAAATATGTGCCACCGGCGAGGCCAGCTCGATGTGCCCCATGCGCTCGCGACGCACCCGCGACGGGGCCACTTCGACGCCACACTTCTCACAAACAATCCCTTTGAAGCGAACGCGCTTGTATTTGCCGCAATAGCATTCCCAGTCCTTGGTTGGACCGAAGATGCGTTCACAGAACAGGCCGTCCCGCTCCGGCCGTAACGTCCGGTAATTGATCGTCTCTGGCTTCAACACCTCGCCGTGAGACCACTCCCGGATTTTCTCAGGAGAAGCCAGTGAAATGCGGATGGCGCTGAAGTCGTTGACTTCCACGGTAACACCCCCTAATTCCACTCACCGTTTTGGCATCCCCAAAGCACCAAAACATTCGATGAGGCAATGGAGCTTGCGAACCGCTACCTTCTCTACTTATTGACCCGCTCTCCATCACCTCGTCACTGGTCACTCGATCACTCATACCCTGCCATGGGGCCGGGGAGGCTGAGGCTAAAGCCCAGCTTAGGCAGGCGCTCTTCCATCTCCTCCCGCCCGAACTGGATCACCTCTTGCTTTTCATTGATCACCTCTACGGCCAAGCCCAAAGATTGCAGCTCTTTCACCAACACTCGGAACGACTCCGGCACGCCAGGCGGGCTGATGGGCTCACCCTTGACGATGGCCTCGTATGTCTTGACGCGGCCGGTGACGTCGTCGGACTTCACGGTCAGCATCTCCTGGAGCGTGTAGGCCGCGCCATAAGCCTCTAGCGCCCACACCTCCATCTCGCCGAAGCGCTGGCCGCCGAACTGCGCCTTCCCACCCAATGGCTGTTGGGTGACCAAACTGTACGGGCCGGTAGAACGGGCATGCACTTTGTCCTCTACCAAGTGAGCCAGCTTCATCATGTAGATAACGCCTACCGTCACCGGTTGATCGAATGGCTCGCCGGTCTTGCCGTCGAACAGCTTTTGCTTGCCGGTGAGCGGCACCGGCCAGCCGATCTCCCGGCTTTTCTGATCTGCGAAGGCCCGCAGTTCCTCATCGGGCACATGAGAGGCATCTATACCGTGATGTGAGAGCCACTCGCGCAAGCAGACCAGGCAAGCCAGCGCGTCTGCTTTCTCGCGCTCAGAGCGAGGTCGCTGGTCGTCCTCGAAGGAGAGAAGGGCATCGGGATCATATCCGCGCTCGCGCAGCCACTCGCGCAGTACGCTGCGACGGGCGTAGATCCGATCATGCTGAATCCGTTCGAGGTCATATTCCGGCCGATCCTGTAGCCAATCCAGCACGTAGAGGATGCGTGCCTCTTCGTCGTCTTTCACGTAACTTTCTGGGATCCCTGCCGCCTTGAGATACACCCAGGCTCGATCGCCTATCTCTTTCCAGGCCTTGTCGATGAGCCAGGCGCGGGCCAGTTCCGCCTCGATTTCATCCTCCCGTGCCGGGTCGAAAACCGGGCTGATCGCTGCAAAGCCTAGGCGATCGGCGGCCCAACCCAAGTGTGTCTCCAGCACCTGCCCAATGTTCATGCGCGCCGGCACGCCCAGCGGATTCAGGATGATGTCCACCGGCGTGCCATCCTCCAGGAACGGCATATCCTCGATGGGCACGATCTTGGAGATGACCCCTTTATTGCCATGTCGGCCAGCCATCTTGTCGCCCGCGCTCAGCTTGCGCCGCTGCGCTACGGAAACGCGCACCATCTTCTCCACGCCGGCCGGCAAGTCGCGATACTCCTCTCGGGAGAACATCCGCACATCCACTACCTTGCCGTGCTCGCCATGCGGCAGGCGCAGGGATGAATCCTTGACTTCCCGCGCCTTCTCTCCGAAGATGGCACGGAGTAACTTTTCCTCCGGGCTCAGCTCCGTCTCGCCCTTAGGGGTGATCTTGCCGACCAGGATATCACCTGGCCCTACCTCCGCGCCGATGCGGATGATTCCCTCCTCATCCAGATCCTTAAGGGCGTCCTCACCGACGTTTGGGATATCGCGGGTGATCTCCTCAGGCCCCAATTTGGTATCTCGCGCTTCGATCTCGTGCTTTTCGATGTGGATAGAGGAAAACTTGTCCTCCCACACCAGGCGCTCCGAGATCAAAATGGCGTCCTCGTAATTGCCTCCCTCCCAGCTCATGAAGGCGCATAGCACGTTCTGCCCCAGAGCCAGGTTCCCGCCTTGTGTGGAGCTGGAATCAGCCAATACGTCACCAGCCTTCACCCGTTGCCCTTTGAAGACCACTGGCCGTTGATCAATACAGGTAGATTGATTCGAGCGGTTGAACTTGCGGAGCGTGTATGACCGGCGTGTGCCATCCTCTTCCAGGATCACGATCTCGCTAGAAGTGACGCTAATCACCTCGCCCGGGCGCTGCGCGACGATCACCTGCCCCGAATCCAGGGCGGCCTGATATTCCATCCCCGTGCTGACCAGGGGTGCCTCTGGCGTCAGTAATGGAACGGCCTGGCGTTGCATGTTGGAGCCCATCAGGGCCCGGTTCGCATCGTCATGCTCAAGGAATGGGATCAGCGCGGCCGAGACGGAGACGATCTGTCTGGGCGACACGTCCATATAGTCCACGTTTTCCGGCGGCTCCATAAGGGGCTTCTCGCCTCGGCGCACTGAGACACGTGACTCGATGAACTCGCCACGATCGTTGAGGGCCGCGTTAGCCTGGGCGATGGCATGGCGTTCTTCTTCGTCAGCCGTCAGGTAGACGATCTCATTGGTGGCGAAGGGGCGGACCTTGACGGTCGGCCGCCAATCAGCCAGGGCAGCAATCAGCTCGGCCAGATCTTGATCTACCACTGTGCCCGTTGTAGCTACAACCTCCCCTGAAGTTGGATCTACGATGTCCTCTCGCAGTGTGCGGCCGACGAGCCGATCAGGCGTATTAGGCACCTCACGCAGTACACGACGGTAGGGCGTTTCGATGAAGCCGAACTCGTTGACGCGGGCATAGGTCGCCAGAGAGCCGATCAGGCCGATGTTGGGGCCTTCCGGCGTCTCCACCGGACAGATGCGGCCATAGTGGCTGTGGTGTACATCGCGCACATCGAAGCCAGCACGCTCGCGGCGAAGCCCGCCTGGCCCCAGGGCGCTGAGGCGCCGCTTGTGGGTAAGCTCGGCCAACGGGTTCGTCTGATCCATGAACTGGCTAAGCTGGGAGCCGCCGAAAAACTCACGCACTGCCGCGACCACCGGGCGAATGTTGATCAGCGAGAGTGGGCTCAACTGTTCAGGATCGCGAATGGACATCCGCTCGCGCACTACACGTTCCATCCGCAGGAGACCGATGCGCAACTGGTTCTGGATCAGCTCACCCACCGTCTTGACGCGCCGGTTGCCCAGATGATCAATGTCATCCCCACGGTCTTCGCCGTTGTTAATCCGGATCATCAATCTGACGACCTGGACGAGATCTTCATTGGTGAGCGTGCGCTGCGTCTGAGGCACGGTCAGCCCCAGACGGCGATTCAGCTTATAGCGCCCTACTCGCCCCAGATCGTAACGACGAGGCACAAACAGCAGGTTCTGTAGGAAATTGCGTGCGTTCTCCAGCGTGGGCGGATCTCCAGGCCGCAGCCGCTTGTAGAACTCTAGTAGAGCGGCGTTCACCCCCTGCTCAGAGGCTTCCTTGCTGGTACCTGGCGTCGAGGTCGGGTCGCGCTCTAGGGTGGCCTCGATGTAAGGGTGCTCCGGCACGGTGTCCACGTCGGCGAAGAGGGCTCGGATCTCCTCGTCGGTGCCATAGCCGATGGCGCGCAAGAGGACGGTCACCGGCAGCTTGCGCTTGCGATCTACCTTGACGGAAAGGACATCGCGCTTGGAGGTCTCGAACTCCAACCAGGCGCCACGGCTGGGGATTAATTTCACGAAACAGAGCTCGCGGCCGGTGGCCCGGTCCTCTTCCACAGTGAAATACACCCCTGGCGACCGGATGAGTTGGCTGACCACTACGCGTTCAGCCCCATTGTAGATGAAGGTACCCGATTCGGTCATAAGGGGAAAATCCCCCATGAAGACATCCTGTTCGGTGATCTCGCCGGTTTCTTTGTTGATCAACTTGGCTCGGACCCATAACGGGGCCGCGTAGGTCATGTCGCGGTCGCGGCATTCGCGCTCTGAATACTTCGGCTCGCCAAACCAGAACTCGCCGAAGTGCAGCTCTAGGTTCCGGTTAAAGCTAACAATGGGGCTGATCTCATCAAACAGCTCACGCAGGCCCTCGGTTTGGAACCAACGAAAGGAATTTAGCTGTACCTCGATCAGACGAGGCAGATCGAGCACGTTGGGAAGTCTGGCGTATGACTTATACGAGATAAGACGGCCATGGCTTGCCCGATCGTTCATCGCCTATCCCACTCCTTTGGTGAAGAAAAAAAACCCACTCAAGACGAATGGGTTCTTTCAATTAGGAAGCTCTCCGCACAGCACTAGTTAGGCTTAGCGTCATATAGACTGATGCATGATAACAACCAATTCTAACACGGGAGGTTAATTTTGTCAAACTTTTCATTGCCCCTGCGCACCTTCAAGAGGTTGGCTCTGAGTTTTGTCACTCTGGCTGGCTAGGTGTATCGTCATGTCACGCCGTTTTCCGAACTGAACAGAAAATCCTCATGTAGCTGGAGTATCCCATCATATCTCTATCTAATCTAATGAACAAGCCAAAAGCGGTAAGCTCCTAAGGGGGTGATAGAGAGCCATGACTTCATCGTTCCTCGTCGTCATCACAGACCATTACTTCCCCGATGTCGAGCCACAGGTCCGCATTCTATCGGCTATCGGCGCTCGGGTGGTTCAGGCGCCCTCTCCGACCTTGGAGGCGGTGCTGCCGTTGGCCGTCGAAGCGGACGCGCTACTGGTGGGCCATGTCCCAATCACAGCCGAGGTGATCTCAAGCCTTCGTCGCTGCCGCGTTATCGTGCGGTACGGCGTTGGGTTCGACAATGTGGATCTGGCCGCGGCTACCCGGCATGGCATCTATGTCTGCAACGTGCCAGACTACTGTATGGACGATGTGGCGACCCATGCCATCTTGCTGGCCCTCGCCTGTCTTCGTCGCCTGCCATACGAGATGGAAGTGGCTCGCAGCACTAATTGGCGCCGCAACGTCACTGGAGATATCCCACGTTTGGCTGGGCTAACGTTCGGCATCCTCGGATTGGGGCGCATCGGTTCAACGGCCGCACGCAAAGCTCGAGGCCTCGGTTTTCATGTCATCGCCTGCGACCCATACATCTCACTCGATCAGTTCACCGCTGCAGGCGCTGAGCCAGTATCCTTTGACACGCTGCTTGCCCGCTCCGATGTGCTCTCCATCCATACCCCCCTGACCGACGAGACGCGCGGTCTGTTCGATGAGCCCGTGTTACAGCGCATGAAGCCTACCGCCATCCTCGTGAACACGGCACGCGGGCCCATCGTGCCTAATGCCGCGCTGCGGCGCGCCCTGCGCGAGGGCTGGATCGCCGGTGCCGGGTTGGACGTACTTGAACGGGAGCCGGCTCCTCCCGATGAGCCCTTGCTGGCAGAGCCGCGGGCGATTATCACCCCCCATATCGCCTGGTATTCAGAGACTTCCATGCTGGAGCTGCAGACACGGGCAGCTGAGGAGGTGGCACGCGTCCTCACGGGACAACCGCCGCACCACGTGGTTAATCCGGAAGTGCTTAACTGCGCTAACAAGGGAACCAGCGAGCAGGCGAAGGGCCCGGCTGTCCCTTTTGGTCACTCGTCTTGCAGCTGCAAAACCATTCTCCCGGAAGGCGAGGGCACATAGGTGAATCGTCCCTGCGGGATCGGACTTACGATCTCCAGGTGGCCGGCGTCCATGTAGTTCAGAATGACCTCGAAGGGGGCCTTGCCCCGCACCCACTTCTCGACGATAACCACTCCGTGCCCAGGGAGGACGGTGAATACTACTTGTCGGGGGTCGCTGGGATTCCTGAGCGCCTCAGAGCGAGAAAAGGCCTGTTTGATGCCCCAGGCCTGGGCTTGGGTCGCGCAGGAGACAAGGTAGTCATAGTATGGGGCATCCAGCGGAGCAAACTCAACGTACGCAGGATGGTAACTGGCCACCCCACGATGGCCGTGCAATTTCGAGCGGGCCATCGGGACCGGCTCGTTGATGCCCCAACTGCTGTCCAGGATCAGGGAGGGCAAGGCACGGTCCATATCCATCATCTCGACTGCTTCAGAGGAGGGGGGATCGTTCCGCTTGCCCTGAACATGCCGTACCAGTGCGCCATCCCCGGTGGGCTTAACCCCTATGATTACAGCCAGATCATCCTCGCTGATGTTCCCCTTATCCACGGGCCGCGCGCTTCCCGTTACGGTGGAAACCAACCCGCGCAAGACGGGATCATAAGTGGCAAAGCAACCTTCGCTATACTGACGGGCGACAGCATCTCC from Anaerolineae bacterium includes these protein-coding regions:
- a CDS encoding DNA-directed RNA polymerase subunit beta', encoding MEVNDFSAIRISLASPEKIREWSHGEVLKPETINYRTLRPERDGLFCERIFGPTKDWECYCGKYKRVRFKGIVCEKCGVEVAPSRVRRERMGHIELASPVAHIWYVKGVPSRLGLLLNISPRNLERILYFAQYVVTHVDEEARQRTLQRHERELAMRIARIEGEINAQIEQIEVRRDEALAALDEEEKAQLRSLEDRLATETDEIIGAARALQSQLERMQGQELREPITLPWMDEPLFDVGERLGREHFDRLNEVTQARLSQIEDAVRAEQENVRLLMQARRDQVRREADVEIERLRTQLEEQKNELRQQHEADLIELRSLQPMDLITEGRYRELTERWGNVFKAGMGAEAIREVLSRLDLDKLAKELRHEIRTTRSKQRRKKAAKRLRVVEAFRKSGNKPEWMILTVLPVIPPDLRPMVQLDGGRFATSDLNDLYRRVINRNNRLKRLLDLGAPDVIVRNEKRMLQEAVDSLIDNGRRGRAVSRSGKRKLKSLSDLLKGKQGRFRRNLLGKRVDYSGRSVIVVGPELQLHQCGLPKKMALELFKPFVMRRLVEQNYAHNIKSAKRMVDREDPAVWDVLEEVTKERPVLLNRAPTLHRLGIQAFEVVLIEGSAIQIHPLVCAAFNADFDGDQMAVHVPLSDKAVEEARRYMLSTKNLLKPASGEPIVGPTKDMVLGCYYMTLERPGAKGSGKAFSDFDEVRMAYDLGLVHIQAPIKVFYRSWLDETPLDYLPLSERVKGVLAAAGFQNLGQLIARVRQGRREMLALPGFGPAAWEELLRVLEQRGINPQTVQLSGVIDTTVGRVLFNMSLPRELQYVNRTMDKKALNDVVAECYQRLGPERTAELVDEIKRIGFHYATRSGMTIAISDISVPASKERILEEAAKQVEETERQFRRGLITEEEQYNKVVEIWQRATDEITEEVKRLFSPLDGLGAMATSGATKGGIQPIRQLAGIRGLMADPSGRIIPLPIRSNFREGLTALEYFLSTHGARKGLADTALRTADAGYLTRRLVDVAQDVMITMEDCGTNAGIWIDRQSTIPIGESFGERIIGRVAAAPITDPRTGEVIVERGQLIEKPEVTLIDAAKVERVYVRSPLSCEAPHGLCRMCYGADLARGGLVSLGEAVGIIAAQSIGEPGTQLTLRTFHTGGVAGAEDITQGLPRVEELFEARVPKGEAVIAEIDGVVDVYWEGELRKLKISNTRLVRHELTIPVGWTVVVENGDRVQADTVVARGPDGTEEALLAGTDGQIFFENGPDGAVSAVIRREETEEWEREIPPSARLRVSKGDRVKAGEQLTEGAKNPREVLRIQGREVCQLYLLEEVQKVYRSQGVNIHDKYIEIIIRQMLRKVRVRSTGDTDFLPGELVDRFMFEAVNAEIIRRGGTPARGETVLLGVTKAALNTDSFLAAASFQETTRVLTEAAVKGAVDELRGLKENVIIGKLIPVGTGFEERMRKMAEASQRGGTPAREEARTLIGRGLVDTGTGLDDEDFSFDSEGEEPFADLESDMDLDADADAEATDMYGMYDTEAEDEDFDYEEQDTDFEIEI
- a CDS encoding DNA-directed RNA polymerase subunit beta, which produces MNDRASHGRLISYKSYARLPNVLDLPRLIEVQLNSFRWFQTEGLRELFDEISPIVSFNRNLELHFGEFWFGEPKYSERECRDRDMTYAAPLWVRAKLINKETGEITEQDVFMGDFPLMTESGTFIYNGAERVVVSQLIRSPGVYFTVEEDRATGRELCFVKLIPSRGAWLEFETSKRDVLSVKVDRKRKLPVTVLLRAIGYGTDEEIRALFADVDTVPEHPYIEATLERDPTSTPGTSKEASEQGVNAALLEFYKRLRPGDPPTLENARNFLQNLLFVPRRYDLGRVGRYKLNRRLGLTVPQTQRTLTNEDLVQVVRLMIRINNGEDRGDDIDHLGNRRVKTVGELIQNQLRIGLLRMERVVRERMSIRDPEQLSPLSLINIRPVVAAVREFFGGSQLSQFMDQTNPLAELTHKRRLSALGPGGLRRERAGFDVRDVHHSHYGRICPVETPEGPNIGLIGSLATYARVNEFGFIETPYRRVLREVPNTPDRLVGRTLREDIVDPTSGEVVATTGTVVDQDLAELIAALADWRPTVKVRPFATNEIVYLTADEEERHAIAQANAALNDRGEFIESRVSVRRGEKPLMEPPENVDYMDVSPRQIVSVSAALIPFLEHDDANRALMGSNMQRQAVPLLTPEAPLVSTGMEYQAALDSGQVIVAQRPGEVISVTSSEIVILEEDGTRRSYTLRKFNRSNQSTCIDQRPVVFKGQRVKAGDVLADSSSTQGGNLALGQNVLCAFMSWEGGNYEDAILISERLVWEDKFSSIHIEKHEIEARDTKLGPEEITRDIPNVGEDALKDLDEEGIIRIGAEVGPGDILVGKITPKGETELSPEEKLLRAIFGEKAREVKDSSLRLPHGEHGKVVDVRMFSREEYRDLPAGVEKMVRVSVAQRRKLSAGDKMAGRHGNKGVISKIVPIEDMPFLEDGTPVDIILNPLGVPARMNIGQVLETHLGWAADRLGFAAISPVFDPAREDEIEAELARAWLIDKAWKEIGDRAWVYLKAAGIPESYVKDDEEARILYVLDWLQDRPEYDLERIQHDRIYARRSVLREWLRERGYDPDALLSFEDDQRPRSEREKADALACLVCLREWLSHHGIDASHVPDEELRAFADQKSREIGWPVPLTGKQKLFDGKTGEPFDQPVTVGVIYMMKLAHLVEDKVHARSTGPYSLVTQQPLGGKAQFGGQRFGEMEVWALEAYGAAYTLQEMLTVKSDDVTGRVKTYEAIVKGEPISPPGVPESFRVLVKELQSLGLAVEVINEKQEVIQFGREEMEERLPKLGFSLSLPGPMAGYE
- a CDS encoding C-terminal binding protein; the encoded protein is MTSSFLVVITDHYFPDVEPQVRILSAIGARVVQAPSPTLEAVLPLAVEADALLVGHVPITAEVISSLRRCRVIVRYGVGFDNVDLAAATRHGIYVCNVPDYCMDDVATHAILLALACLRRLPYEMEVARSTNWRRNVTGDIPRLAGLTFGILGLGRIGSTAARKARGLGFHVIACDPYISLDQFTAAGAEPVSFDTLLARSDVLSIHTPLTDETRGLFDEPVLQRMKPTAILVNTARGPIVPNAALRRALREGWIAGAGLDVLEREPAPPDEPLLAEPRAIITPHIAWYSETSMLELQTRAAEEVARVLTGQPPHHVVNPEVLNCANKGTSEQAKGPAVPFGHSSCSCKTILPEGEGT